One Desulfobulbus oligotrophicus DNA segment encodes these proteins:
- a CDS encoding PilZ domain-containing protein, which yields MAGRTKSINVKDGRIRTTCDRCAKKQYVVIPAGLRKKMVRCTCGHSTFYTLNHRASGRESTCGKAYIILQNGSECPVYLSDISIGGVGFTVPAQYSRSIAKAHDLRIKYRSVSGSMVMRRIRLKSLSKNRVGAEFTDIRVYSF from the coding sequence ATGGCAGGCCGAACCAAAAGCATCAACGTTAAGGACGGAAGAATCCGTACCACCTGCGATCGCTGCGCTAAAAAACAGTATGTCGTTATTCCGGCGGGGTTACGGAAAAAGATGGTGCGCTGTACCTGTGGACATTCCACCTTTTACACCCTGAACCACCGGGCATCCGGCAGAGAGTCCACCTGTGGCAAGGCCTATATCATTCTTCAGAACGGCAGTGAATGTCCGGTTTATCTCAGCGATATCTCCATTGGGGGGGTTGGTTTTACTGTCCCTGCACAGTACAGCCGCAGCATTGCTAAGGCACATGATCTCCGCATCAAATACCGTTCGGTCTCCGGATCGATGGTAATGCGGAGAATCCGGCTCAAAAGCCTGAGTAAAAACCGGGTCGGTGCAGAGTTCACCGACATCAGGGTCTACTCGTTCTAA
- a CDS encoding universal stress protein has protein sequence MVPAPIIQTILYATDLGKNARAVFRLAVSMARHYDARLLILNVVEPLGTTGSTIIANYLSGETAEKINRDAAHDILHHMKERLARYSKEEMDAFGLDWAPPTDILVATGIPSEVILQIAKRYEADMIVVGTSSRSFLGSAMMGSTARRVSRHSTIPVLVVPITEE, from the coding sequence ATGGTTCCGGCACCGATTATTCAAACTATTCTCTATGCAACTGATCTGGGGAAAAATGCCCGAGCAGTTTTTCGTCTGGCTGTCAGCATGGCCCGTCATTACGATGCCCGTCTGCTGATACTCAACGTTGTTGAACCGCTTGGTACCACCGGTTCCACCATCATTGCCAACTATCTTTCCGGTGAAACTGCAGAAAAGATCAACAGGGATGCTGCCCATGACATCCTGCACCATATGAAAGAACGGTTAGCCAGGTACAGTAAAGAGGAAATGGATGCCTTTGGCTTGGACTGGGCACCGCCAACCGATATTTTAGTGGCCACCGGTATACCCAGCGAGGTCATTTTACAGATTGCCAAGAGGTACGAGGCAGACATGATCGTTGTGGGCACCTCATCCCGCTCATTTCTTGGCAGTGCAATGATGGGCTCCACTGCTCGCCGTGTTTCCCGGCACAGTACTATCCCGGTGCTGGTGGTTCCAATCACTGAAGAGTAG
- the ilvC gene encoding ketol-acid reductoisomerase — protein sequence MRQNYFNTLPLRLQLEELGKCRFMDESEFADGVSRLKGKKIVIVGCGAQGLHQGLNLRDSGLDVSYALRDSAINGKRQSWKNATDNGFTVGNYQQMIPTADLVINLTPDKQHSNVVNAVMPLMKQGACLSYSHGFNIVEEGMQIRPDLTVIMVAPKAPGTEVREEYKRGFGVPTLIAVHRENDPNGDGWDIAKAYAAATGGHRAGVLQSSFVAEVKSDLMGEQTILCGMLQAGSLLCFDKMVNEGIAPDYAAKLIQYGWETITEALKHGGITNMMDRLTNPAKLQAFYLSEEIKEILTPLFEQHMDDIMSGEFSRTMMEDWDNDDKNLLAWRAQTAETGFEKTASSAVAISEQEYFEKGILMVAMIKAGVELAFDIMVASGIREESAYYESLHEVPLIANLIARKKLYEMNVVISDTAEYGCYLFAHQAVPLLADFMKEIGTNVIGKGLDVKDSAVDNIELIAVNAAIRYTVVEQVGEELRSHMSAMKPII from the coding sequence ATGAGACAAAACTATTTCAACACCTTACCGCTGCGTTTGCAGTTGGAAGAGTTGGGCAAATGCCGTTTTATGGATGAATCCGAATTCGCTGACGGTGTGAGCAGGCTCAAAGGTAAAAAGATCGTCATTGTCGGTTGTGGTGCCCAGGGGTTACACCAGGGGCTGAACCTGCGTGACTCGGGTCTGGACGTGTCGTATGCCCTGCGCGACTCCGCCATTAACGGGAAGCGACAGAGCTGGAAAAATGCCACTGATAACGGTTTCACCGTGGGCAACTATCAGCAGATGATTCCCACCGCCGACCTGGTCATCAACCTTACCCCTGACAAACAGCACTCCAATGTTGTCAATGCGGTTATGCCTCTGATGAAACAGGGGGCCTGCCTCTCCTACTCGCACGGGTTTAACATCGTTGAAGAGGGAATGCAGATTCGTCCCGACCTGACCGTCATCATGGTGGCTCCGAAAGCGCCGGGAACCGAGGTGCGTGAAGAGTATAAGCGAGGTTTCGGTGTGCCGACTCTGATCGCTGTACATCGGGAGAATGATCCCAACGGTGATGGGTGGGACATTGCCAAAGCCTACGCCGCCGCTACCGGCGGTCATCGGGCCGGTGTTCTGCAATCGTCCTTTGTGGCTGAGGTCAAATCCGATCTGATGGGTGAACAGACCATCCTCTGCGGGATGCTCCAGGCAGGCAGCCTGCTCTGCTTTGACAAGATGGTCAATGAAGGCATTGCCCCTGATTACGCCGCCAAACTGATCCAGTATGGCTGGGAAACCATCACTGAGGCGCTTAAACACGGTGGCATCACCAACATGATGGACCGGCTGACCAATCCCGCCAAACTGCAGGCTTTCTACCTCTCCGAAGAGATCAAGGAGATCCTGACACCACTTTTTGAACAGCACATGGACGACATCATGAGTGGGGAGTTCTCCAGAACCATGATGGAAGACTGGGACAATGACGACAAAAACCTGCTTGCCTGGCGTGCACAAACAGCGGAAACAGGTTTTGAAAAAACAGCCTCTTCTGCAGTTGCAATCAGTGAACAGGAGTATTTTGAGAAAGGTATCTTAATGGTGGCCATGATCAAGGCAGGGGTGGAACTGGCCTTTGACATCATGGTTGCCTCCGGTATCAGGGAGGAATCGGCTTACTATGAGAGTCTGCATGAGGTACCGCTGATCGCCAACCTGATTGCCCGCAAAAAACTCTATGAAATGAATGTGGTCATCTCTGATACCGCTGAATACGGCTGTTATCTGTTTGCACATCAGGCAGTGCCGCTACTGGCCGATTTCATGAAGGAGATCGGCACCAATGTCATTGGCAAGGGGCTGGATGTCAAGGACAGTGCTGTGGACAATATTGAACTGATTGCGGTCAATGCCGCTATTCGTTATACCGTTGTCGAGCAGGTGGGCGAAGAACTCCGCTCGCACATGAGTGCCATGAAGCCGATCATCTGA